From a region of the Besnoitia besnoiti strain Bb-Ger1 chromosome I, whole genome shotgun sequence genome:
- a CDS encoding hypothetical protein (encoded by transcript BESB_008440), whose translation MWPVPKVTRETRDLRAAGRDVCRSQGGAIPSEVTGSGTSEETTEWWRSSTLPPGAVLPDFHGPNTSASASIASSVSVKDESFAVIGSPQTAVPLESLNTVPFEALLGISFIVLRLTDNEIRAYRVGTVSRNFSTSSTAIEFVTRETLLMQSDGLAVLLAPSNTILAGWNIEPGATPGAASGFHNQTNAVQAGIASESSSTETSVLSAVHPLTNAEVTEWLVRTKADHETDLSASVGQPLQPAPPVSGNAGSAEIPTSVFPLTDEEYKELDRGEPLLEGFPVVSLSADSPGTTAQDEQLAGSASETRQKTKFLENSAADTNPLAMETGALLPEAQDGLGDAATLR comes from the exons ATGTGGCCAGTTCCCAAAG TGACTCGGGAGACTCGAGAtttgcgcgccgccggtcggGATGTGTGTCGTTCGCAAGGAGGTGCGATCCCGTCCGAGGTCACAGGCAGTGGCACATCAGAAGAAACCACTGAATGGTGGAGAAGCTCGACATTGCCACCCGGAGCGGTGCTGCCGGACTTTCATGGCCCAAATACTTCCGCTTCTGCGAGCATCGCCAGTTCAGTCAGTGTTAAAGACGAAAGCTTCGCCGTGATCGGATCACCTCAAACGGCTGTTCCTCTCGAGTCCCTCAATACGGTTCCATTTGAGGCTCTTCTCGGGATATCCTTTATCGTTCTACGT CTCACAGATAACGAGATCAGGGCATATCGTGTGGGAACCGTCAGTCGAAATTTCTCCACCAGCTCTACAGCAATCGAATTTGTGACGCGCGAAACGCTGTTGATGCAGTCAG ACGGACTGGCAGTGCTGCTGGCGCCTTCAAACACTATACTCGCTGGGTGGAACATCGAACCAGGTGCGACCCCTGGCGCAGCTTCAGGGTTCCATAATCAGACGAACGCTGTTCAGGCTGGAATCGCCTCCGAGTCGTCATCGACAGAGACCTCCGTATTGTCTGCGGTACACCCTCTTACGAACGCAGAGGTGACAGAATGGCTAGTGCGAACGAAGGCCGATCACGAGACAGACCTGTCGGCGTCGGTTGGACAGCCGCTACAGCCAGCACCCCCTGTGAGTGGGAACGCCGGCAGCGCTGAAATCCCGACCTCCGTTTTTCCGTTGACAGACGAAGAATACAAGGAACTGGATAGAGGGGAACCATTGCTCGAGGGATTTCCTGtggtttctctctctgctgacTCACCCGGCACGACGGCTCAAGACGAGCAACTTGCGGGGTCTGCTTCAGAGACCCGACAAAAGACCAAGTTTCTCGAAAATAGTGCTGCTGACACAAACCCCCTAGCCATGGAAACAGGGGCTCTCCTGCCAGAGGCGCAAGACGGCCTTGGCGACGCCGCTACGCTACGGTAA
- a CDS encoding MORN repeat-containing protein (encoded by transcript BESB_008450), which produces MTETVVRCRELSKSGDYTTISAETLPTHVLPFPDGGKYIGEYKVFETGQRAYHGKGSYKNGGYKCIGEWREGQFVRGTIHFPTGDIYEGQVDNGAFHGWGRYTWADGEQFYEGAWDGGLMDGWGTLRVRTTSREGLIPGDDQKHSNSSSSPYRDVAGFFCRGSFHQAPKFQLIAQDEFSKRYVAQWCDAALNALRDLDAALQQGMDISCYLAATAVGATGCTVNSLSGASSKGPARVSAEGSFSTETDSRGRSQKKVSTRATAKGLPGKQGSSSSAGHDLKHHYSGNPGEYGADKFVLPPYPLAADLHTEGISRLVNHVRGELGTPAGLYEVQVPLAEADLYQLVTVDPVRVSSQGRKFGAGSGQIVELTVHLDGSSSLVASIALVNCNDMMSSTTAARFRVVGLSLPSPQQLRRLK; this is translated from the coding sequence ATGACCGAAACTGTTGTACGGTGTAGAGAACTCAGCAAAAGTGGAGACTATACAACAATTTCAGCTGAAACGCTGCCTACCCATGTGCTTCCGTTTCCTGATGGGGGCAAGTACATTGGGGAGTACAAGGTTTTTGAGACTGGCCAGCGCGCCTACCACGGAAAAGGAAGCTACAAAAACGGTGGGTACAAATGCATCGGGGAATGGCGGGAGGGGCAGTTTGTGCGGGGAACGATACACTTTCCAACGGGAGACATCTACGAAGGCCAAGTGGACAACGGGGCGTTCCACGGCTGGGGCCGGTACACCTGggcggacggcgagcagTTCTACGAAGGTGCATGGGACGGCGGCCTGATGGACGGTTGGGGAACCTTGCGCGTGAGAACGACTTCACGAGAGGGACTAATTCCTGGCGACGACCAGAAACACTCAAACTCGAGCTCTTCACCCTACCGCGATGTTGCCGGGTTCTTCTGTCGCGGCAGCTTCCATCAGGCTCCAAAGTTCCAATTGATTGCCCAAGATGAATTCTCTAAGCGGTACGTCGCACAGTGGTGTGACGCAGCCCTAAACGCGTTACGGGACCTCGATGCTGCCCTCCAGCAAGGCATGGATATTTCCTGCTACCTCGCTGCAACAGCAGTGGGAGCCACTGGTTGTACGGTGAACTCGTTGAGCGGAGCATCGTCAAAAGGCCCTGCAAGAGTGAGTGCAGAAGGAAGCTTTTCTACTGAGACAGACTCCCGCGGCAGAAGTCAGAAAAAAGTAAGCACCCGTGCTACGGCTAAAGGGCTTCCAGGAAAACAGGGGTCTTCTTCCAGCGCGGGACATGATTTAAAGCATCATTACAGCGGGAACCCGGGAGAATACGGTGCAGACAAATTCGTCTTGCCCCCTTACCCACTGGCAGCTGACCTGCATACGGAGGGAATATCTCGACTAGTGAACCATGTGCGTGGAGAACTCGGAACTCCTGCTGGACTATATGAAGTGCAAGTTCCCCTAGCTGAGGCAGATCTCTACCAGTTGGTAACAGTCGATCCTGTGCGCGTTTCGTCACAGGGAAGGAAATTTGGCGCGGGATCCGGGCAGATTGTGGAACTGACGGTACACTTGGATGGATCGAGTTCTCTGGTTGCTTCCATCGCGCTAGTGAACTGTAACGATATGATGTCTAGTACCACGGCAGCCCGTTTCCGAGTAGTAGGGTTATCGTTACCCTCGccacagcagctgcgcagactAAAGTGA